In Fibrobacter sp. UWB16, a single genomic region encodes these proteins:
- a CDS encoding acyltransferase family protein, with protein sequence MNFFLERFLAVFAVMMIHVSASGFYTNPVQSFTWQVVNFYECMVRWVVPVFVMVSGMFFLNPQKEITLSKLYRKNIFRIVMALITWGVFYRSLSISKMIF encoded by the coding sequence GTGAATTTCTTTCTTGAAAGATTCTTAGCTGTTTTTGCAGTTATGATGATTCATGTAAGCGCTTCTGGTTTTTATACAAATCCTGTTCAATCATTTACATGGCAAGTCGTGAATTTTTATGAATGCATGGTTCGGTGGGTCGTTCCGGTTTTTGTTATGGTAAGTGGAATGTTTTTCTTGAATCCTCAAAAAGAGATAACTTTGTCAAAACTATATCGCAAGAATATTTTTAGAATCGTTATGGCCTTAATCACTTGGGGGGTATTTTATCGGTCTTTGTCCATTTCGAAAATGATTTTTTAG